From Synoicihabitans lomoniglobus, the proteins below share one genomic window:
- a CDS encoding cysteine hydrolase family protein encodes METPTPTPDPLRPIYRKSFVQTADHFQNLAHHHTALLCIDMQYLDAADGYGLFKNDGSSPVSAEGRDYYFKQLNERVLPNVHQLQNCFRRHALEVIHVRIQALTRDGRDRSKGHKRLNLLAAPGSGDACFLEAVAPRGDEIIINKTASGVFSSTNLHYVLNNMGIEALFVVGVYTNECVETTVRDACDLGYLVTMVEDGCTTVTPELHQASIATLRNRYCRIVTTDEAIADIERYAEPSGPDTGADVDAI; translated from the coding sequence ATGGAAACTCCCACCCCCACGCCCGATCCGCTTCGCCCGATCTATCGCAAGTCGTTCGTTCAGACAGCGGATCATTTTCAGAATCTCGCGCACCATCATACGGCACTGCTGTGCATCGACATGCAGTATCTCGATGCGGCCGACGGATACGGTTTGTTTAAAAACGATGGTTCGTCGCCGGTATCCGCGGAAGGTCGCGACTATTACTTCAAGCAGCTCAACGAACGCGTGCTGCCCAACGTGCACCAGTTGCAAAACTGTTTCCGTCGCCACGCACTCGAAGTGATCCACGTGCGCATCCAAGCGCTGACCCGGGACGGTCGCGACCGTTCCAAGGGGCACAAGCGACTCAATTTGCTGGCTGCCCCGGGGTCGGGCGACGCGTGTTTTCTCGAAGCGGTCGCGCCCCGTGGCGACGAGATCATCATCAACAAAACCGCGAGTGGCGTGTTCTCCTCCACCAACCTGCACTACGTGCTGAACAACATGGGTATCGAGGCGCTTTTTGTCGTCGGCGTCTACACCAACGAATGCGTGGAGACGACGGTGCGCGACGCCTGTGACCTGGGTTACCTCGTCACCATGGTGGAAGACGGCTGCACCACCGTGACTCCGGAATTGCATCAAGCCAGCATCGCCACGCTCCGAAATCGGTATTGTCGGATTGTCACCACCGACGAAGCCATCGCGGATATCGAACGCTACGCCGAACCATCAGGCCCGGACACCGGGGCCGACGTAGACGCGATCTGA
- a CDS encoding PRC-barrel domain-containing protein, with the protein MLFNAQKIENFSLRAHDGEIGKVTDLYFDDRQWRIRYLVVKTGGWLSSRQVLISPASVDDPDFENESIPVRLTRDQIESSPSIDEDKPITREYEESLHRHYDWPVYWMGPGYFAGAHGGVAVGALPFAPEAGGTTVVPQTGGVAAEHTAAAAAAANEPLRHADHHLQSVKTVRGWDIDAEDGGMGHVEDLIIGSQDWGVHQIVVDTRNWWPGRKVLVFPGWIKDVDWVDRHVSINLDKDTIKSGPEFDPDAIVSEKHEQALLRHYNDVYLARR; encoded by the coding sequence ATGTTGTTCAATGCCCAAAAAATCGAAAACTTTTCGCTGCGCGCCCACGACGGCGAAATCGGTAAAGTCACCGATCTGTATTTTGACGATCGCCAGTGGCGCATCCGTTATCTCGTGGTGAAAACCGGAGGCTGGCTCTCCAGCCGCCAAGTATTGATTTCGCCCGCGAGCGTTGACGATCCCGACTTTGAAAATGAGTCGATCCCGGTGCGGTTGACGCGCGATCAGATCGAATCGAGTCCCAGCATCGATGAGGACAAACCCATCACGCGGGAGTATGAGGAATCGTTGCACCGTCACTATGACTGGCCCGTTTACTGGATGGGACCGGGTTACTTCGCCGGCGCGCACGGTGGCGTCGCGGTCGGAGCCTTGCCCTTCGCCCCGGAAGCCGGGGGCACCACGGTCGTGCCGCAAACCGGGGGCGTCGCGGCCGAGCATACCGCCGCTGCCGCCGCCGCCGCGAACGAACCGTTGCGCCACGCTGACCACCATCTGCAGAGCGTGAAAACCGTGCGAGGCTGGGACATTGATGCCGAAGACGGTGGCATGGGTCACGTCGAAGACCTCATCATCGGCTCGCAGGATTGGGGAGTTCATCAAATCGTGGTCGACACGCGCAACTGGTGGCCGGGTCGCAAGGTCCTGGTCTTTCCCGGCTGGATCAAAGACGTCGATTGGGTCGACCGTCACGTGAGCATCAACCTCGACAAGGACACGATTAAGAGTGGTCCGGAATTTGACCCCGATGCCATCGTCTCGGAAAAGCACGAGCAGGCGCTGCTGCGACACTACAACGACGTTTATCTGGCCCGACGGTAA
- a CDS encoding ABC transporter permease, whose product MSVLRHALGQLAKSPGFSLLSLALLAVGIGATSAILTLVNSVLLRPIDYPASDALVAIRQSRLPEFPSLSVCPADYFDFRTGSDCFDEMYAARGDSLILTGRGEPSRVRALRATAGIFDTLRVMPAQGRAFTAIDDRPGAPRVLVVLHDFWQSHLGGRPGAVGQTLQLNGQPVTIIGIMPPGFQTEPTSDMITPMAFTAEESAERGIHHIQVVARLRTNTSVATANSQLVAIANQLARDYPVDNGGWSAFAIPLLQWHTRDVGTTLYTLLGAVAFLLLIACANVGNLVLVRATGRHHEISIRIALGASRWQLTRMLLAESLVLGILGGAVGLLLAHWSLDALVAFGGEHIPRANEIQLDHRVVGFTVLLSLLVGVIFGLAPVGRTNAHNLVASLKSGPRGTVDDLRHHTIRQWLIVTEIALALVLLNTAGLLGRSFLRLVRTDPGFNATGAWSVSLEVPAERYDSPEKLAAIAEKLSARLDRIDQVTVTGYSSVLPFTRNNQVMRVQFPDRFDNAGMDASAYYFAISPDYLRAMQIPLMAGRNFDAADDGDAPRVALVSESFARKFYGDTDPLNQRVHITNTPEPQWRIIVGVVRDVKQFGLEQTESVQIYEPFAQTPGTRLAFVVRAARTSTGLGEDIRRAVLAVDPDQPVFSIRPINDLIGDSTARRRFALVLLGVFSAIALVLACCGVYGVISFSVATRTREIGVRMALGARPAQVLRVVFRRGLHLVAMGLVVGSVASMGLGYILGSQLHATSGHDPLVFIAVAVLMAIVSIVACLMPARQATRVDPLVAIRAE is encoded by the coding sequence ATGTCCGTTCTGCGTCACGCTCTCGGCCAGTTGGCCAAGTCTCCCGGTTTTAGTCTGCTCTCACTCGCACTGCTGGCGGTGGGCATCGGAGCCACGAGCGCCATCCTCACCCTCGTCAACTCGGTGCTGCTGCGGCCGATCGATTATCCCGCATCCGATGCCCTCGTCGCGATTCGCCAATCCCGCCTCCCGGAGTTTCCCTCCCTCAGTGTCTGCCCCGCCGACTATTTCGATTTTCGCACCGGCAGTGATTGCTTCGACGAGATGTATGCGGCGCGCGGAGACAGTCTCATCCTCACCGGTCGCGGCGAGCCCAGCCGCGTGCGCGCCCTGCGCGCCACGGCCGGCATCTTTGACACCCTGCGCGTCATGCCCGCGCAAGGTCGCGCCTTCACCGCCATCGATGACCGCCCCGGCGCTCCCCGCGTGTTAGTGGTGTTGCACGATTTCTGGCAATCCCACCTGGGCGGACGTCCCGGGGCGGTGGGACAAACGCTGCAACTGAACGGGCAACCGGTGACGATCATCGGAATCATGCCACCCGGATTTCAAACCGAGCCGACCAGCGACATGATCACCCCGATGGCCTTCACCGCGGAGGAATCCGCGGAACGCGGGATTCACCACATCCAGGTGGTCGCCCGCTTGCGGACCAACACATCCGTCGCCACCGCCAACTCTCAACTGGTCGCGATCGCGAATCAGCTCGCCCGGGATTATCCCGTGGACAACGGCGGATGGAGTGCCTTCGCGATTCCGTTGCTCCAATGGCACACCCGCGATGTGGGCACGACGCTGTATACGTTGTTGGGGGCCGTGGCCTTTCTGCTGCTCATCGCCTGCGCCAATGTCGGCAACCTCGTGCTCGTCCGCGCCACCGGTCGCCATCACGAAATCTCCATTCGCATCGCGCTTGGAGCGAGTCGGTGGCAACTCACCCGCATGTTGCTGGCGGAGAGTTTAGTGCTGGGCATCCTCGGCGGAGCAGTCGGCTTGTTGCTGGCGCATTGGAGTCTCGACGCCCTGGTCGCGTTCGGCGGCGAACACATTCCCCGGGCCAACGAGATCCAACTCGACCACCGCGTGGTGGGATTCACCGTGCTACTGTCGTTACTCGTCGGTGTAATTTTCGGATTGGCTCCGGTTGGTCGAACCAACGCCCACAACCTCGTCGCCTCACTCAAGTCCGGACCGCGCGGCACCGTTGACGATCTGCGCCATCACACCATTCGGCAGTGGCTCATCGTCACGGAAATCGCCCTCGCCCTGGTCCTCCTCAATACCGCCGGGCTGCTGGGCCGGAGCTTTCTTCGCCTCGTCAGAACGGACCCCGGCTTCAATGCCACGGGCGCGTGGTCGGTCAGCCTCGAGGTGCCGGCGGAGCGTTACGACTCTCCGGAAAAACTCGCCGCGATCGCGGAAAAATTGTCCGCCCGTCTCGATCGAATTGATCAGGTCACCGTCACGGGCTACAGTTCGGTTTTACCATTCACGCGCAACAACCAGGTGATGCGCGTGCAATTTCCAGACCGGTTCGACAACGCCGGTATGGATGCATCCGCCTACTACTTCGCGATCAGCCCCGACTACTTGCGGGCCATGCAGATTCCGCTGATGGCCGGCCGCAACTTCGACGCCGCGGACGACGGGGACGCCCCGCGAGTGGCGCTCGTGAGCGAATCCTTTGCCCGCAAGTTTTACGGCGACACCGACCCCCTCAACCAACGCGTTCACATCACCAACACCCCCGAGCCGCAATGGCGCATCATCGTGGGTGTCGTCCGGGATGTGAAACAGTTCGGTCTCGAACAAACCGAGTCCGTGCAAATCTACGAACCCTTTGCCCAGACGCCGGGAACCCGACTCGCGTTTGTGGTGCGCGCGGCGCGAACGTCGACCGGCTTGGGCGAAGACATTCGCCGCGCCGTCCTCGCGGTCGATCCCGATCAACCGGTGTTTTCGATCCGCCCCATCAACGACCTCATCGGAGATTCCACCGCGAGGCGCCGTTTCGCCTTGGTGCTGCTGGGAGTGTTCTCGGCGATCGCCCTGGTGCTCGCCTGTTGCGGAGTTTACGGCGTGATCTCCTTCAGCGTGGCGACGCGCACCCGGGAAATCGGGGTTCGCATGGCGCTGGGAGCCCGTCCCGCCCAAGTGCTGCGCGTGGTGTTTCGTCGTGGTCTACACCTCGTCGCCATGGGACTGGTGGTGGGGTCGGTCGCGTCGATGGGTCTCGGATACATCCTTGGTTCGCAACTGCACGCCACCTCCGGTCACGATCCGTTGGTATTCATCGCGGTGGCCGTGCTCATGGCCATCGTCAGTATCGTCGCCTGTTTGATGCCCGCTCGCCAAGCCACCCGGGTTGATCCCCTCGTGGCGATTCGGGCCGAATAG
- a CDS encoding immunoglobulin domain-containing protein, with the protein MITMIPRPWLIPEPPSPPSTPRRSRRRSLLILAFLAAVTSLTAVPWINRPVPSYGSDPTHTMRGVVFNHGRFVAIANNRLHHSTDGLAWHPAPHADPSLRDLRVANGMFYHANGDRIYASPNGIFWQDIFTLPARTAPTNGVEQSTSAHDWWATDGSTALVARNRMIQIPGAIYGAVELFRSSDLRTWQPAAPLPGTGPRSSVSVQSMVGANGRCVINYRVSDLDNPTAYSRSIIACTTDNGSTWTRGTMEGEYESVRLLYGNGWFFGVTPTRNIYRSTNGISFVRYVNDLPTNFDPNIQFAGGLFVTRSIGESNTLYGSVEGLYWRDLGALPFPRVNALAGVAYGQGQFVAVGSAYLNAHQTMQPFFMTSVQAAPPVIRQNPASTRVAQSRRVRLSVTLEDSTQPVTYRWLKDGLVLFGETSATLSIDKIAMANTGSYRALITNDYGTVASEEAQITVIDPALGSRLTNLSVNAINGSGGEPINVGFVVHGDALKPVIVRGIGPTLAQFNVPDFLADPNLTLMRQGTVRGYNDNWGLFDGSDLGGFPLPPGSLDAVLPANLTPGPYSVVIDSPDHGVGRVLTEVYDNHLNDGENRLSNLSARAHLPAGGALVIGFVIEGNHPLPVILRGVGPALALHGVTHPLSNPRLTLFRSDGAPLATNDYWSDDDGRSLGAFPLPVGSPDAAIKITLAPGVYTAHLTSAIPANGSGTALIEVYDAM; encoded by the coding sequence ATGATCACCATGATCCCACGTCCCTGGCTCATTCCCGAGCCGCCTTCACCGCCTTCGACACCTCGCCGGTCTCGTCGGCGTTCGTTGCTTATTCTGGCGTTTCTCGCCGCCGTCACCTCGCTGACCGCCGTCCCCTGGATCAACCGTCCTGTGCCGTCGTATGGATCGGACCCGACGCACACCATGCGCGGTGTCGTGTTTAACCACGGTCGCTTTGTGGCTATCGCGAACAATCGCTTGCACCACTCGACCGACGGTCTCGCCTGGCATCCCGCTCCCCACGCCGATCCCAGCCTGCGCGATCTACGGGTGGCCAACGGCATGTTTTACCACGCCAATGGCGACCGTATTTACGCGAGCCCGAACGGTATTTTCTGGCAGGATATCTTCACTCTGCCCGCCCGCACCGCGCCAACGAACGGCGTGGAGCAATCGACTTCCGCTCATGACTGGTGGGCCACGGACGGCTCCACCGCCTTGGTGGCGCGGAACCGAATGATACAGATCCCGGGCGCGATCTATGGCGCGGTTGAACTGTTCCGTTCGTCCGACCTGCGCACCTGGCAACCCGCCGCCCCGCTGCCAGGCACGGGTCCGCGCTCCAGCGTCAGCGTGCAAAGTATGGTCGGCGCAAACGGCCGTTGCGTCATCAACTATCGGGTGAGCGATCTCGACAATCCGACGGCTTACTCCCGCTCGATCATCGCCTGCACGACGGACAACGGATCCACGTGGACCCGCGGAACGATGGAAGGCGAATACGAGTCCGTGCGACTGCTCTACGGCAACGGTTGGTTCTTCGGCGTCACACCGACGCGCAATATTTATCGCAGCACCAACGGCATCTCGTTCGTGCGTTACGTGAACGATTTGCCCACCAACTTCGACCCGAACATCCAGTTCGCGGGCGGCCTCTTCGTCACGCGTTCCATCGGGGAGAGCAACACCCTCTACGGATCGGTCGAAGGCCTGTATTGGCGCGACCTCGGTGCGTTGCCATTCCCTCGCGTGAACGCCCTGGCCGGGGTCGCCTATGGTCAAGGTCAGTTCGTCGCCGTGGGCAGCGCTTACTTAAACGCCCACCAGACGATGCAACCCTTCTTCATGACGTCCGTTCAAGCCGCCCCGCCGGTGATTCGCCAGAATCCCGCATCCACCCGGGTGGCGCAGTCCCGACGCGTGCGTTTGAGCGTGACGCTGGAAGACTCCACGCAACCGGTCACGTATCGTTGGTTAAAGGACGGTTTAGTGCTCTTTGGCGAAACCAGCGCCACCCTCAGTATCGACAAGATCGCCATGGCTAACACCGGTTCCTATCGCGCCCTGATCACCAATGACTATGGCACCGTCGCCTCCGAGGAAGCCCAGATCACCGTCATCGACCCGGCATTGGGCAGTCGATTGACCAACCTCTCCGTGAACGCCATCAACGGTTCCGGGGGCGAGCCGATCAATGTGGGTTTCGTGGTCCATGGCGACGCCCTCAAACCTGTCATCGTCCGCGGTATTGGTCCGACGCTGGCGCAGTTCAACGTGCCGGATTTCCTGGCCGATCCCAACCTCACCCTCATGCGTCAAGGCACGGTGCGGGGCTACAATGACAATTGGGGGTTGTTCGACGGGAGCGATCTCGGCGGGTTCCCGCTGCCGCCCGGCTCACTCGACGCCGTGCTTCCGGCCAACCTCACCCCGGGCCCCTATTCCGTGGTGATCGACAGTCCCGACCACGGCGTGGGTCGCGTCTTGACCGAAGTCTATGACAACCACCTCAACGATGGTGAAAACCGCCTGTCCAACCTCTCCGCCCGCGCCCACCTGCCGGCCGGCGGCGCATTGGTCATCGGATTCGTCATTGAAGGCAATCACCCGCTTCCCGTGATCCTGCGCGGCGTGGGTCCGGCTCTTGCCTTGCACGGCGTGACCCACCCGCTGAGCAATCCGCGGCTGACGTTGTTCCGGTCCGATGGCGCGCCCCTGGCCACCAACGACTACTGGTCCGACGACGACGGTCGATCGCTCGGCGCCTTTCCGCTCCCCGTCGGCTCGCCGGATGCGGCGATCAAGATCACGTTGGCTCCGGGCGTTTACACCGCGCACCTGACCTCCGCGATTCCCGCCAACGGCTCCGGCACCGCGCTCATCGAAGTCTACGACGCCATGTAA
- a CDS encoding helix-turn-helix domain-containing protein, with product MNQLVELGQRVRQQRVSQALKQRDLAAKAAVSIDVLSALENGRSVTVESLSRVLAALGFADALVDLLPAPVPSPIELQKLAGKERQRVR from the coding sequence ATGAATCAACTTGTGGAGCTCGGGCAGCGGGTGCGGCAGCAACGGGTATCTCAGGCGCTGAAGCAGCGAGACCTCGCGGCCAAGGCGGCGGTGAGCATCGATGTGCTGTCGGCTTTGGAAAACGGTCGGTCGGTGACGGTCGAGTCATTGTCCCGGGTTTTGGCGGCCTTGGGATTTGCTGACGCGTTGGTCGACCTGTTGCCCGCGCCGGTGCCCAGCCCGATCGAACTGCAAAAACTGGCCGGCAAGGAGCGGCAACGCGTGCGCTGA